The sequence AGAAAGGTTCAAAAAGATGACATCATCATCATCATTTCTTATGCAACTTTGGATTTTGAAGAAGCCAAAACCTTCAAGCCGTGGATTATTTTCCCTAACGAAAACGATAATTCGTTAACATAAAACTAGTTTCAAACTTATTTTTACTTTCTATTTGTCAAAACCTTTTTGCACAAACAGATTTTCTTTTGCCTTAAATTAAAAATTTAACGTAAGAAATCATTGCTTTTTTTTTGCCTCAAAATAACAAAAAGCAAATAAAGTATTATATTGCCATACAATTTCCAATACTTTTTTATTCACTGAAATGCCACAAATCATGAAAAAAGTTTACCTGCTGCTTGTATTCATCTCTGTTTCTGTTTTTTCTCAGAAAAAATTCGATAATATTAAATCTGAAAAACTAGGTGAAGAACGAAGAATAACAATTGGACTTCCTGCTTCTTATGATGAAAAATCAGATCGAAAATATCCAGTTTTATATCTTTTTGATGGAGATTATTTATTTGACCCGTTTTTGGGAGCTGTAAATTACGGATCGTATTGGGATGACATTCCTGAAATGATTATTATTGGAATTCATCAAAATAAAAATGATGAGCGTGAAGACGATTCAACAATCGATCAAAATGAAGGTCTTCCATTTGAAAAAGGTGCGAAGTTTTTTGAATTCGTAGGTGCAGAATTAATTCCATATATTGAAAAAAAATACCATACAGCGCCTTTCAGAATCATTGCAGGTCATGACATAACAGCAAGTTTTGCTAATTTTTATTTATATAAAGAAGAACCAATTTTTAACGCCTATATTTGTTTAAGTCCAGAACTTGCTCCAAAAATGGAAGTTCGAATTGCAGAAAAATTTGCAAAAATCCAAAAACCAATTTTCTATTATCTTTCTGCTGGAGAAGGTGATAATAAAAGAATTAAAGAACCGATTGAAAAATTAAACAGCAATATTAAAATCGCAAATAATCCGTTAGTGAATTATAAATACGACGTATTCAAAGGCGCTACACATTATACCGAGGTTTTGCATTCAATTCCGAATGCATTGTATCAAATTTTTGAATCGTACAGGCCAATTAATTCTGCTGAATACAATGAAAAAATTGCAGTTCTCGAAACAGGCTATGCTGATTATCTAGAAAAAAAATACGCAACGATGTCTGAAATTTTAGGCTATCAGGTTCCTGTCAGAATGAATGATTTTAAGGTAATTGAAAACATTATCCTTAAGAAAAATGCTTATGATGAATTAGGAAAAATGGCTGAAATAGGAAACGTAAATTATCCAAAAGCCATGTTGGGAGAATATGAATTAGGCTTGATGTACGAAAAAATGGGCGATCCAAAACATGCTTCAAAAAAATATCAAAATGCTTCTCAAATGGAGCCAAT comes from Flavobacterium sp. KACC 22761 and encodes:
- a CDS encoding alpha/beta hydrolase gives rise to the protein MKKVYLLLVFISVSVFSQKKFDNIKSEKLGEERRITIGLPASYDEKSDRKYPVLYLFDGDYLFDPFLGAVNYGSYWDDIPEMIIIGIHQNKNDEREDDSTIDQNEGLPFEKGAKFFEFVGAELIPYIEKKYHTAPFRIIAGHDITASFANFYLYKEEPIFNAYICLSPELAPKMEVRIAEKFAKIQKPIFYYLSAGEGDNKRIKEPIEKLNSNIKIANNPLVNYKYDVFKGATHYTEVLHSIPNALYQIFESYRPINSAEYNEKIAVLETGYADYLEKKYATMSEILGYQVPVRMNDFKVIENIILKKNAYDELGKMAEIGNVNYPKAMLGEYELGLMYEKMGDPKHASKKYQNASQMEPIGDLNKDLMYEKIDEMNTLAKKTK